A single window of Vibrio sp. SCSIO 43137 DNA harbors:
- the mlaE gene encoding lipid asymmetry maintenance ABC transporter permease subunit MlaE, with amino-acid sequence MLNSVSNQLQNIGSRTLSVCRSWGRASLMLVGALLNKPQPVKNFPLLVKQLYSIGVQSLAIIIVSGLFIGMVLSLQGFVVLIDYGAEGSLGQMVALSLLRELGPVVTALLFAGRAGSALTAEIGLMKATEQLSSLEMMAVDPLKRVIAPRLWAGLISMPLLAMIFMAVGIWGGQLVGVDWKGIDHGSFWSAMQSSVELGRDIGNSFIKCIVFAITVTWIALFNGYDAIPTSEGISKATTRTVVHSSLAVLGLDFVLTALMFGN; translated from the coding sequence ATGCTTAACTCCGTCTCTAATCAGTTGCAAAATATAGGCAGCAGAACCTTATCTGTTTGTCGCTCATGGGGTAGAGCCAGCCTGATGTTAGTCGGTGCGCTGCTCAATAAACCCCAGCCGGTTAAGAACTTTCCGCTGTTGGTAAAACAGCTTTATAGTATCGGCGTGCAATCTTTGGCTATCATTATCGTGTCAGGCCTGTTTATCGGCATGGTATTGAGCCTGCAGGGCTTTGTCGTTCTTATCGATTACGGTGCGGAAGGTAGTTTGGGTCAGATGGTTGCCCTTTCATTGCTCAGGGAACTGGGGCCGGTTGTTACTGCACTACTGTTTGCAGGACGGGCAGGCTCTGCACTGACAGCTGAAATAGGTTTAATGAAAGCAACAGAACAGCTATCCAGCCTCGAAATGATGGCCGTAGATCCCCTGAAACGGGTTATCGCACCACGTTTATGGGCGGGGCTTATCTCTATGCCATTGCTGGCGATGATTTTTATGGCTGTCGGTATCTGGGGTGGGCAGTTGGTTGGTGTTGACTGGAAAGGAATCGATCACGGTAGTTTCTGGTCAGCAATGCAATCTTCGGTGGAATTAGGACGCGATATAGGCAACAGCTTTATCAAGTGTATCGTCTTTGCCATCACGGTTACCTGGATTGCGTTATTTAACGGTTATGATGCGATTCCGACTTCGGAAGGAATCAGTAAAGCGACAACTCGCACGGTAGTACACTCTTCTTTAGCAGTTTTAGGGCTTGATTTTGTTCTGACTGCTCTGATGTTCGGGAATTAA
- the mlaD gene encoding outer membrane lipid asymmetry maintenance protein MlaD produces MQQTRKLELWVGTFVVTGVVAILIMILKVANVTGMGTGSSYSLNAYFDNIGSLKVRSPVKIGGVVVGRVSDISLDKENFIPVVTLDIDEQFGYFPETSSATILTSGLIGEQYIGLVPGFMDEDVELLKNGDIIEDTKSALVLEDLIGQVLYSVNGSDEE; encoded by the coding sequence ATGCAACAAACACGAAAATTAGAATTATGGGTTGGCACTTTTGTAGTAACAGGTGTTGTCGCTATTTTGATCATGATACTTAAAGTTGCCAATGTAACGGGGATGGGCACGGGCAGTTCGTATAGTCTGAATGCTTATTTTGACAATATCGGCAGCCTGAAAGTCCGTTCTCCGGTAAAAATTGGTGGTGTTGTGGTTGGCCGGGTGAGTGATATTTCTCTGGACAAAGAGAACTTTATTCCTGTGGTTACACTGGATATTGATGAGCAGTTTGGTTATTTCCCTGAAACCTCCAGTGCGACTATTCTGACTTCAGGCTTGATTGGTGAGCAGTATATCGGTTTGGTACCGGGCTTTATGGATGAGGACGTGGAGCTGTTGAAAAACGGCGACATTATTGAAGATACTAAGTCGGCGCTGGTACTGGAAGATCTGATCGGTCAGGTACTCTATAGCGTAAATGGCTCGGATGAGGAGTAA